A portion of the Camelus ferus isolate YT-003-E chromosome 16, BCGSAC_Cfer_1.0, whole genome shotgun sequence genome contains these proteins:
- the LOC102520226 gene encoding C-C motif chemokine 3, whose amino-acid sequence MKVPAAALTILLCTMALCSQVFSAPFGADTPTACCFSYGRQIPRKFIVDYFETSSQCSKPGVIFETKRSRQVCADPSEDWVQEYINDLELNA is encoded by the exons ATGAAGGTGCCTGCGGCTGCCCTCACCATCCTCCTCTGCACCATGGCCCTCTGCAGCCAGGTCTTCTCTGCGCCAT TTGGTGCTGACACCCCAACTGCCTGCTGCTTCTCCTACGGCCGGCAGATTCCTCGGAAATTCATAGTCGACTATTTTGAGACCAGCAGTCAGTGCTCCAAGCCTGGTGTCAT cTTTGAAACCAAAAGGAGCCGGCAGGTCTGTGCTGACCCCAGTGAGGACTGGGTCCAGGAATACATCAACGACCTGGAGCTGAATGCCTGA